A single Gambusia affinis linkage group LG22, SWU_Gaff_1.0, whole genome shotgun sequence DNA region contains:
- the LOC122825414 gene encoding trace amine-associated receptor 1-like has product MVEDHRLCNESAELDGQTVTSYVLNAFVVTWSILIICGNLLVIVSVVYFKQLHTPTNYLILSLAVTDLLVGALVLPFSTILSLSSCWNSSYLLCKMRGLFDILLCASSILNLCCISIDRYYAVCHPLTYRSKMNVRVILAMILVSWTLSALLAISITGRGLTQGNLKQKCAIFIATKETSPGPFIEFYIPAIIILTIYLRILMVAKKQARQIQNTLKSEAALSKMERKANITLSVVMGVFLMCWTPFFLSLGLYSMGKFTIPVAVMEAFKWLGWSNSMLNPLVYAFFYRWFRRAFKFIIFGQIFKGDFSNATL; this is encoded by the coding sequence ATGGTTGAAGATCACCGTCTCTGTAATGAGTCAGCAGAGCTGGATGGACAGACTGTGACCTCTTATGTACTAAATGCTTTTGTGGTTACTTGGTCAATTCTGATAATATGTGGAAACCTTCTTGTGATCGTCTCTGTGGTTTACTTCAAGCAGCTCCACACTCCAACAAACTACCTCATCCTCTCTCTGGCTGTGACCGACCTGCTGGTTGGGGCTTTAGTTTTACCTTTCAGCACAATATTGTCTCTCAGCTCCTGCTGGAATTCAAGTTATTTACTCTGTAAAATGCGAGGCCTGTTTGATATTTTACTGTGCGCATCatctattttaaatttgtgcTGCATATCCATTGACAGATATTATGCAGTGTGTCATCCTTTAACATATAGGAGTAAAATGAATGTCCGTGTAATTCTGGCCATGATCCTGGTGAGCTGGACTCTTTCAGCTCTACTGGCCATAAGCATCACTGGACGTGGATTAACTCAAGGAAATCTCAAACAAAAGTGTGCTATATTTATAGCTACAAAGGAAACCAGTCCTGGACCATTTATTGAATTCTACATTCCAGCTATTATCATTTTAACAATCTACCTGAGGATTTTGATGGTGGCGAAGAAGCAGGCGAGACAAATCCAGAACACTCTGAAATCTGAAGCTGCTCTCAGTAAGATGGAGAGAAAGGCCAACATAACTCTGAGTGTGGTGATGGGAGTCTTCCTCATGTGTTGGACTCCTTTCTTTCTATCTCTAGGTTTATACAGTATGGGAAAATTCACAATACCTGTTGCTGTTATGGAAGCATTTAAATGGTTAGGATGGTCCAATTCTATGTTAAATCCATTAGTTTATGCTTTCTTTTACAGGTGGTTCAGACGGGCCtttaaatttatcatttttggtcaaatatttAAAGGAGATTTTTCCAATGCAACTTTGTGA
- the LOC122825871 gene encoding trace amine-associated receptor 1-like translates to MVEDQRVCNESAELDGQTVTSYAFNVFVVSLSLLIICGNLLVIVSVVYFKQLHTPTNYLILSLAVTDLLVGALVLPFSTILSLSSCWNSSYLLCKMRGLFDILLCVSSILNLCCISIDRYYAVCHPLTYRSKMNVRVILTMILVSWTLSALLAISIIARGINQENLTRRCNLFTATKQFSPETIFEFYIPGIIILSIYLKIFTVAKKQARQIQNTLKSEAALSKMERKANITLSVVMGVFLMCWTPFFLSIGFHSMGIVTIPVAAIEGFKWLGWSNSMLNPLVYAFFYRWFRQAFAMIISGQIFQGDFSNTKLL, encoded by the coding sequence ATGGTTGAAGATCAGCGTGTGTGTAATGAGTCAGCAGAGCTGGATGGACAGACTGTGACCTCTTAtgcctttaatgtttttgtcgTTTCTTTGTCACTGCTGATAATATGTGGAAACCTTCTTGTGATCGTCTCTGTGGTTTACTTCAAGCAGCTCCACACTCCAACAAACTACCTCATCCTCTCTCTGGCTGTGACCGACCTGCTGGTTGGGGCTTTAGTTTTACCTTTCAGCACAATATTGTCTCTCAGCTCCTGCTGGAATTCAAGTTATTTACTCTGTAAAATGCGAGGCCTGTTTGATATTTTACTGTGTGTATCatctattttaaatttgtgcTGCATATCCATTGACAGATATTATGCAGTGTGTCATCCTTTAACATATAGGAGTAAAATGAATGTTCGTGTGATTCTGACCATGATCCTGGTGAGCTGGACTCTTTCAGCTCTACTGGCTATTAGCATCATAGCACGAGGGATAAATCAAGAAAATCTCACAAGGAGGTGTAATTTATTCACAGCTACAAAACAATTCAGTCCCGAAAccatttttgaattttacataCCAGGTATTATCATTTTATCAATCTACCTTAAGATTTTCACGGTGGCGAAGAAGCAGGCGAGACAAATCCAGAACACTCTGAAGTCTGAAGCTGCTCTCAGTAAGATGGAGAGAAAGGCCAACATAACTCTGAGTGTGGTGATGGGAGTCTTCCTCATGTGTTGGACTCCTTTCTTTCTATCCATTGGTTTTCACAGTATGGGAATAGTCACAATACCAGTTGCAGCCATTGAAGGATTTAAATGGTTAGGATGGTCCAATTCTATGTTAAATCCTCTGGTTTACGCTTTTTTCTACAGGTGGTTCAGACAAGCCTTTGCTATGATCATTTCTGGTCAAATATTTCAAGGAGATTTTTCCAATACAAAATTATTGTGA